A genomic region of Ensifer sp. PDNC004 contains the following coding sequences:
- a CDS encoding GTP-binding protein: MVEDIPRLTPINLLTGFLGSGKTTLLSRLLADPALSDAAVLINEFGDVGLDHHLVERIDDTMVLLQSGCLCCTVRGELADAIKDLHSKRERGLVPSFRRIVVESTGLADPFPVLSTIKADPVLRHHFRPGNVITTVDAVNGLTQLETYVESNRQAAVADRLVVTKSDLSDAGTVVALSDKLRIINPDAPLVLAGEPDIDLAALIDEAPTLRAGGLQSASGFYCDAPTVLTTADGTAHASAVTSFVMTVERAVDWTAFGLWLTMLLNRHGERVLRVKGILNIAGEERPVAIHGVQHLVHTPVHMERWPDEDRRSRIVFIVDGLDVGLLKRSFEAFALDRTPVLTSDVAEEPVLQERLSSQ, from the coding sequence ATGGTCGAGGATATACCGCGGCTCACGCCCATCAACCTTTTGACCGGCTTCCTCGGATCGGGCAAGACGACGCTGCTGTCGCGGCTGCTTGCCGACCCGGCGCTCAGCGACGCCGCGGTGCTCATCAACGAATTCGGTGACGTCGGTCTCGACCACCATCTGGTCGAGCGTATCGACGACACCATGGTGCTTCTGCAGTCCGGTTGCCTCTGCTGCACCGTGCGCGGTGAACTCGCCGATGCCATCAAGGACCTGCATTCCAAACGTGAGCGTGGGCTCGTACCCTCGTTTCGGCGCATTGTCGTCGAAAGTACCGGGCTCGCCGATCCCTTTCCGGTGCTGTCAACGATCAAGGCGGATCCGGTATTGCGCCATCATTTCCGGCCGGGGAACGTCATTACCACGGTCGACGCGGTCAACGGCCTGACGCAACTCGAGACCTACGTCGAATCCAACCGCCAGGCGGCCGTCGCCGATCGCCTGGTCGTCACCAAGTCTGATCTGAGCGATGCGGGCACTGTCGTGGCACTGTCGGACAAACTGCGGATCATCAATCCGGATGCGCCATTGGTGCTGGCTGGCGAACCGGACATCGACCTTGCCGCGCTGATCGACGAGGCGCCGACGCTGCGCGCGGGCGGCCTGCAGTCGGCGAGCGGTTTCTATTGCGATGCGCCCACGGTTCTGACGACGGCTGACGGTACGGCGCATGCCTCCGCGGTGACCTCATTCGTGATGACGGTCGAAAGGGCGGTGGACTGGACCGCCTTCGGCCTTTGGCTGACAATGCTGCTCAATCGCCACGGTGAACGGGTTCTGCGGGTCAAGGGTATCCTTAATATCGCCGGGGAAGAGCGCCCTGTCGCCATCCACGGCGTTCAGCATCTGGTGCATACGCCTGTCCATATGGAGCGCTGGCCGGATGAGGACCGCCGCTCGCGCATCGTCTTTATCGTTGACGGTCTCGATGTCGGACTGCTCAAACGGTCATTCGAGGCATTCGCGCTCGATCGGACGCCCGTGCTCACCTCGGATGTTGCCGAAGAACCGGTATTACAGGAACGGCTTTCGTCCCAATGA
- a CDS encoding PotD/PotF family extracellular solute-binding protein, with protein MSKQQPDQTTVPTPALHLVGRPKLRVLGTAISLLEELRVRAEEDLGIEVVFDNNDFLTTQHKAAQEPDSYDIYDQCFHNLDIVWYWRAIQPISIGRIALWDEINDLTKTGHIGPNARLGQGDAPVKKLFVQPNLELGDTPSTSVSMLPTTHNFDSFAYRTDVAPNAVAMNSWAALLDERWAGRAALVDEPAIGIFDAALAAQAAGLMSFDNIGSMSVDEIDRLIGLLEERKKDGYFRAFWRTAEDAARLMLRGETDIQSMWSTGINILNGQGVPVEQAVPAEGYRAWHGGLCLARHLSGRMLDVAYEYLNWWIAGWPGAVVARQGYYISTPERSRAFMSVAEWDYWYGGLPAATDLPGPDGTIRIKAGSVRSGGSYWQRANCIAVWNTTMDEHNYLVRRWMQLVER; from the coding sequence ATGAGCAAGCAGCAGCCTGATCAAACGACAGTTCCCACTCCTGCCCTGCATCTGGTCGGCCGGCCGAAGCTCCGGGTGCTCGGCACGGCGATCTCCCTGCTTGAGGAACTTCGGGTGCGTGCCGAAGAGGACCTCGGCATTGAGGTGGTGTTCGACAACAACGACTTCCTGACGACCCAGCACAAGGCGGCGCAGGAACCGGACAGCTACGACATCTATGACCAGTGCTTTCATAACCTGGACATCGTCTGGTACTGGCGGGCGATCCAGCCGATCAGCATCGGGCGCATTGCGCTTTGGGACGAAATCAACGATCTGACGAAGACCGGGCATATCGGTCCAAATGCACGGCTGGGGCAGGGGGACGCGCCCGTCAAGAAGCTCTTCGTCCAGCCCAATCTCGAATTGGGCGATACGCCGTCGACGTCGGTTTCCATGTTGCCGACGACCCATAACTTCGACAGTTTTGCCTATCGCACGGATGTGGCGCCGAACGCGGTTGCGATGAACAGTTGGGCGGCGTTGCTCGACGAGCGTTGGGCTGGCCGCGCTGCGCTGGTCGACGAGCCGGCAATCGGCATCTTCGATGCAGCGCTCGCGGCTCAAGCTGCCGGCCTCATGAGCTTCGACAACATCGGCAGCATGAGTGTCGATGAGATTGATCGCCTGATCGGGCTGTTGGAAGAACGTAAGAAGGACGGCTATTTCCGCGCCTTCTGGCGAACGGCCGAAGATGCGGCCCGCCTGATGTTGCGCGGCGAAACGGATATTCAGAGCATGTGGTCGACCGGCATCAACATTCTCAATGGCCAGGGGGTTCCCGTCGAGCAGGCCGTTCCTGCAGAAGGCTATCGCGCGTGGCATGGTGGATTGTGTCTCGCTCGCCATCTTTCCGGCCGCATGCTCGACGTCGCCTACGAGTATCTCAATTGGTGGATTGCCGGTTGGCCGGGTGCGGTCGTCGCCCGCCAGGGTTATTACATTTCCACCCCCGAACGGTCCCGCGCCTTCATGTCGGTGGCGGAGTGGGACTATTGGTATGGCGGGTTGCCGGCGGCCACGGATCTGCCGGGTCCCGACGGCACGATCCGTATCAAGGCGGGCTCGGTGCGCAGCGGCGGCTCCTACTGGCAGCGGGCCAACTGCATTGCGGTCTGGAACACCACGATGGACGAGCACAACTATCTGGTCCGCCGCTGGATGCAACTCGTCGAACGCTAA
- a CDS encoding amidase encodes MMQDIGGRSIAQLSVLLQSGALDPRALTEWTLGRVRDHVDQAIFTVVTPERAMSEAEASHMRLSSGRPLGLLDGIPVAWKDLFAIKGLSTTAGSIVLKNDPAAIEDAAVVAALANAGMVSVGRVNMSEFAFSGLGLNPHYGTPRNPCSKDVGRIPGGSSSGSGVAVATGLVPVSIGTDTGGSIRIPAALNGIVGYKATRGRYSMRGVFPLAKSLDSLGPLCRTVQDAVWVDAAMRGLPASEVRRGSLEGLSIVVPTDVVFDGAEEGVFFAFEEALSRLERAGARVRRQAFPAFKRIFEITAAHGPLVTAEAYALHRLRLEGADAASMDRRVVSRARLGEKIALSDYIAILDARDRLVAEVSTLVGPSEIIAYPTVAHVAPPTVPLEADDALFVETNGRTLRNTLIGNFLDWCGVSLPCGTGEAGMPVGLLLSALPHHDTHLLSVALAAEDVVRVG; translated from the coding sequence ATGATGCAGGATATTGGCGGGCGCTCGATTGCACAGCTCTCGGTGTTGTTGCAATCCGGGGCACTCGACCCGCGCGCGCTCACGGAGTGGACGCTTGGACGTGTCAGGGATCATGTCGACCAGGCGATCTTTACAGTCGTTACGCCGGAGCGGGCGATGAGCGAGGCCGAGGCATCGCACATGCGGCTTTCATCTGGCCGTCCGCTTGGGCTCCTCGACGGTATCCCTGTCGCCTGGAAGGATCTCTTCGCGATCAAGGGCTTGTCGACGACCGCCGGCTCGATCGTGTTGAAGAATGATCCGGCGGCCATAGAGGACGCGGCCGTCGTGGCTGCTCTCGCCAATGCCGGCATGGTCAGTGTCGGGCGGGTCAATATGAGCGAGTTCGCCTTCTCCGGCCTCGGGCTCAATCCGCACTACGGCACGCCGCGCAACCCATGCTCAAAGGACGTCGGGCGCATTCCTGGCGGTTCGTCTTCCGGGTCCGGTGTTGCGGTCGCCACAGGTCTCGTGCCGGTCTCGATCGGCACCGACACCGGAGGGTCGATCCGCATTCCGGCGGCGTTGAACGGCATCGTCGGTTACAAGGCGACGCGCGGCCGCTATTCGATGCGCGGGGTCTTCCCCCTGGCAAAAAGCCTCGATTCCCTTGGCCCTCTTTGCCGCACGGTCCAGGATGCCGTCTGGGTTGATGCCGCGATGCGCGGTCTTCCAGCATCGGAAGTGCGCAGGGGTAGCCTGGAGGGTCTTTCGATCGTCGTGCCGACCGATGTCGTGTTCGATGGCGCTGAAGAGGGAGTGTTCTTTGCCTTCGAAGAGGCGCTGTCGCGGCTTGAACGGGCGGGCGCAAGGGTCAGGCGCCAGGCGTTTCCCGCTTTCAAACGCATCTTCGAGATCACGGCCGCTCATGGTCCCCTCGTAACGGCCGAGGCATACGCCTTGCATCGCTTGAGGCTCGAAGGCGCGGATGCCGCATCGATGGACAGGCGCGTCGTGTCTCGGGCTCGGCTTGGGGAGAAGATCGCACTCTCCGACTATATCGCAATCCTTGACGCCCGCGACCGGTTGGTCGCCGAGGTTTCGACGTTGGTCGGCCCAAGCGAAATCATCGCCTATCCGACTGTCGCGCACGTCGCGCCCCCAACGGTGCCGCTCGAAGCGGATGACGCCCTGTTCGTGGAGACGAATGGGCGGACGCTGCGCAACACATTGATCGGCAACTTCCTGGATTGGTGTGGCGTATCGCTGCCCTGTGGCACCGGCGAAGCGGGTATGCCGGTCGGTCTTCTGCTGTCCGCTCTGCCGCATCACGATACGCATCTTCTTTCCGTGGCACTGGCTGCGGAAGACGTGGTTCGTGTGGGCTGA
- a CDS encoding helix-turn-helix domain-containing protein: MDVSYSTAGTAAFERKRYWDEAVSSTYFPLDLRFQNAQEFSGELNVWDLGAVSLSRLESDGLLYRRQKRHLLHEREESYLITVPEKAEISFEQSGKEVTCKPGAFLVERSHLPYEFSYSAKNTLWVLKVPIVALRPRVGLPERIASLSFDSTRGTGALFVDMIRLVAPRLVEMDASARDMTGKHLVDILAMSLTSDERMLMSDATSVQLGHLHRVESFVRANLARSDLGPQTIAEACGISVRYLHQIMKQQGTSTCQWIRLQRLLRCDEMLRDPVCRKLVSEIAYALGFGDHAQLSRHYKAHFGLSPTEARERYLKERVPASG; the protein is encoded by the coding sequence ATGGACGTGAGTTATTCCACGGCAGGCACCGCTGCGTTCGAGCGCAAGCGCTATTGGGACGAGGCCGTGTCGAGCACTTATTTTCCGCTCGATCTGCGCTTCCAGAACGCGCAGGAGTTTTCCGGCGAACTCAACGTCTGGGATCTTGGCGCCGTCTCACTGTCACGGTTGGAATCTGACGGCTTGCTTTACCGCCGGCAGAAACGGCATCTGTTGCATGAGCGCGAGGAGAGCTACCTGATCACTGTGCCGGAGAAGGCCGAGATCAGCTTCGAGCAGAGCGGCAAGGAAGTGACCTGCAAGCCCGGCGCCTTCCTGGTCGAACGCAGCCATCTGCCCTATGAATTCAGCTATAGTGCGAAGAACACCCTTTGGGTGCTGAAAGTGCCGATCGTCGCGTTACGGCCCCGTGTCGGACTGCCTGAGCGCATTGCCTCGCTGAGCTTCGATTCCACCCGCGGCACCGGTGCCCTCTTCGTCGACATGATCCGCCTGGTCGCGCCGCGGCTCGTGGAAATGGATGCATCCGCCCGCGACATGACCGGAAAGCACCTCGTCGACATCCTGGCGATGTCGCTGACATCGGACGAGCGCATGCTGATGTCGGATGCGACATCGGTTCAACTCGGCCACTTGCACCGGGTCGAGAGCTTCGTACGGGCCAATCTCGCCAGAAGCGATCTCGGTCCGCAGACAATTGCCGAGGCCTGCGGCATCTCGGTGCGCTATCTGCACCAGATCATGAAGCAGCAAGGCACGTCGACGTGCCAGTGGATCCGGCTGCAGCGGTTGCTACGCTGCGACGAAATGCTTCGGGATCCCGTCTGCCGCAAGCTTGTTTCGGAGATCGCCTATGCCTTGGGTTTTGGCGACCACGCCCAGCTCAGCCGCCATTACAAGGCGCATTTCGGCCTCAGCCCGACCGAAGCGCGCGAAAGATACCTGAAGGAGCGTGTGCCCGCATCGGGCTGA
- a CDS encoding hydantoinase/oxoprolinase family protein produces the protein MQNLRVAVDVGGTFTDICIMDETTGLIRVEKTSSSVDPIDGIMSGVEKAGIDLEKVALFSHGTTVATNALITRRLPRTAMVSTKGFRDVIEIRRANKEDLWDTYKDVVPPYVPRRDRLVVSERVDAQGEVVTPLDEKEARDVARILKRRNVAAVAVCFMNAFMNGENERRMKEILMEVMPGVPVSTSSEVLPEIFEHERFSTTVANAALSPVVVDYTSRLGKRLAADGYQRDLLLLHTGGGVMTPKSVEDFAARLAGSGIAAGAIASKYIAELCGFKNSIGLDMGGTSTDVSLAYDGQSRVTKDWFIEFGYPIRFSSIEVLTIGAGGGSLAWTDEAGSLRNGPQSAGANPGPACYGKGNKQPTNTDANVVLGRLGTSLAGGKITLDAGLAEVAVKDGVAAPFGLGLHEAADAIIRVANANMSDAVRLISISRGYDPRDFALVAFGGAGALHGAAIARELSIPAVIVPPNPGVTSALGCLLVDMQHDFSESYLKAAADADPAAIEAAFLRLEKEALERLAHEGVAEKDVVLQRSIDMMYLGQWRSLAVSAPSAMTEIAPLVEAFHREHEREYNFRRDETPVSLFRINLKAIGVVPKATLARHKPTGIVPEPKTRRIVWFDGERGLDTPVYERETLPAGLVLSGPAIVEQLDSTVVIPPDTRAEVDQFLNIIIRIEGEKNV, from the coding sequence TTGCAGAACCTTCGCGTAGCGGTCGATGTCGGCGGCACTTTCACCGACATCTGCATCATGGACGAGACGACTGGCCTCATCCGCGTCGAAAAGACATCATCCTCTGTCGACCCGATCGATGGCATCATGTCGGGCGTGGAAAAGGCCGGCATCGATCTCGAAAAGGTGGCGCTGTTTTCGCACGGCACCACCGTTGCCACCAATGCCCTGATCACCCGGCGCCTGCCGCGCACGGCGATGGTCTCGACGAAAGGCTTCCGCGACGTCATCGAAATCCGGCGCGCCAACAAGGAAGACCTCTGGGATACCTACAAGGATGTCGTGCCGCCCTACGTGCCAAGACGCGACCGGCTCGTCGTTTCGGAGCGCGTCGACGCCCAGGGCGAAGTGGTGACGCCGCTCGACGAGAAAGAAGCCCGCGACGTCGCCCGTATCCTCAAGCGCCGCAACGTCGCCGCCGTCGCGGTCTGCTTCATGAACGCCTTCATGAATGGCGAGAACGAGCGGCGGATGAAAGAGATCCTGATGGAGGTGATGCCCGGCGTGCCGGTCTCGACCTCGTCGGAAGTACTGCCGGAGATCTTCGAACACGAGCGGTTTTCGACCACGGTGGCCAATGCGGCACTGAGCCCGGTCGTCGTCGACTATACCTCGAGGCTCGGCAAGCGCCTTGCCGCGGACGGTTATCAGCGCGACCTGCTGCTGCTTCATACAGGCGGCGGGGTGATGACGCCGAAGAGCGTGGAGGACTTTGCCGCCCGGCTTGCCGGTTCCGGTATCGCCGCCGGCGCGATCGCCAGCAAATACATCGCCGAACTTTGCGGCTTCAAAAACTCGATTGGCCTCGACATGGGCGGCACCTCGACCGACGTGTCGCTTGCCTATGACGGGCAATCGCGGGTGACCAAAGACTGGTTCATCGAATTCGGATACCCGATCCGCTTCTCTTCGATCGAGGTGCTGACGATCGGTGCCGGTGGCGGATCGCTTGCCTGGACGGATGAGGCGGGCTCGTTGCGCAACGGCCCACAATCGGCCGGCGCCAATCCGGGCCCGGCTTGTTACGGCAAGGGCAACAAACAGCCGACCAATACCGATGCCAATGTCGTCCTCGGTCGCCTGGGCACCAGTCTGGCCGGCGGCAAGATCACGCTTGATGCGGGACTGGCAGAAGTTGCGGTCAAGGACGGCGTCGCCGCGCCCTTCGGCCTCGGTCTGCACGAGGCTGCGGACGCGATCATCCGCGTCGCCAATGCCAACATGTCCGATGCGGTACGTTTGATCTCCATCAGCCGTGGCTACGATCCGCGCGACTTTGCGCTGGTCGCATTCGGTGGTGCCGGCGCGCTGCACGGGGCGGCGATCGCCCGGGAGCTTTCGATCCCGGCTGTGATCGTGCCACCCAATCCCGGCGTGACCTCGGCGCTCGGCTGCCTACTTGTCGACATGCAGCACGACTTCTCGGAAAGCTACCTCAAGGCGGCAGCCGATGCCGATCCCGCAGCGATCGAGGCAGCCTTCCTCCGTCTTGAAAAAGAGGCGCTGGAACGGCTTGCACACGAGGGTGTCGCCGAAAAGGACGTGGTGCTCCAGCGCAGCATCGACATGATGTATCTCGGCCAATGGCGCTCGCTCGCGGTTTCAGCCCCTTCGGCCATGACCGAGATCGCGCCGCTCGTCGAAGCCTTCCACCGCGAACACGAGCGCGAATATAATTTCCGCCGCGACGAAACGCCGGTGAGCCTCTTCCGCATCAATCTGAAGGCGATCGGCGTCGTGCCGAAGGCGACGCTGGCGCGCCATAAGCCGACGGGCATCGTGCCCGAGCCGAAGACGCGGCGCATCGTCTGGTTCGATGGAGAACGTGGCCTGGATACGCCGGTCTACGAGCGCGAAACCCTGCCGGCCGGGCTCGTTCTTTCCGGGCCTGCCATCGTCGAACAGCTCGATTCCACGGTCGTCATTCCACCGGACACACGCGCCGAAGTCGACCAGTTCCTCAACATCATCATCCGCATCGAAGGTGAGAAGAATGTCTGA